The Mycolicibacterium aichiense region CGGACATCGCCGGTCTCGACCTTGCCCGCCTGGGCACCACGGCAACTGCTGACGAGATCACCGACACCGCGGTCACCCAGCCGCTGGTCGTCGCGGCGACCCTGCTTGCCAATGCCGAGCTGACCAAGCGCGGCACACTGGCCGGGCGCACGACCGTCGTCGCCGGTCACTCCGTCGGCGAGATCGCGGCATACGCGATCGCCGGCGTCATCTCCCCCGACGACGCCGTCAAGCTGGCCGCCGTCCGCGGGTCTGAGATGGCCAAGGCCTGCGCCGTCGAGCCGACCGGCATGTCCGCGATCCTGGGCGGCGACGAGGCCGAGGTGCTGGAAGCGCTGGCCCGCCTCGACCTTATCCCCGCCAACCGCAATGCCGCAGGCCAGATCGTGGCCGCCGGCGCCGTCGCGGCACTGGAGAAGCTGGCCGAGGATCCGCCAGCCAAGGCACGTGTACGCCAGCTGGCCACCGCAGGCGCGTTCCACACTCATTACATGGCGTCCGCGCTCGACGGATACGCCGCAGCTGCGGCCGAGGTCGCAACGAGCGAGCCCACCACCACGCTGCTGAGCAATGCCGATGGTCAGCCGGTAGCGTCTGCGCAAGACGCGATGGAGAAGCTCGTCGCGCAGCTCACCCGCCCGGTGCGCTGGGATCTGTGCACCGACACCATGCGCCAGCTCTTTGAGAACGCAGAGGGCTCAGCGATCGTCGAGTTCCCGCCCGCGGGCACTCTGGCCGGAATCGCCAAACGAGAACTTCGGGGGGTCGCCAACCGTGCGATCAAGACCCCCGCAGACCTGGACGGACTCACCGAGCTGTAACGAGCTCGCCGCCCAGGACAACCACATAGCAAGCGTTCTACCCAAGTAGCACAACCGATTACGAAGGAGCCACTGTGCCCGCCTCTCAGGATGAAATCATCGCCGGTCTCGCCGAGATCATCGAAGAAGTGACCGGCATCGAGCCGTCTGAGGTCACCCCGGAGAAGTCGTTCGTCGACGACCTGGACATCGACTCGCTGTCGATGGTGGAGATCGCCGTTCAGACCGAGGACAAGTACGGCGTGAAGATCCCCGACGAAGACCTCGCCGGTCTGCGCACCGTCGGTGACGTCGTCTCCTACATCCAGAAGCTCGAGGAAGAGAACCCGGAGGCTGCCGCCGCCCTGCGCGAGAAGTTCGCGGGCGAATGAGCAGGCCTTCCACTGCTAACGGCGGTTTCCCTAGCGTTGTCGTGACCGCCGTCGAGGCCACCACGGCGCTCGCCACGGACATCGAGAGCACGTGGAAGGGCCTGTTGGCAGGCGACAGCGGCATCCGCATCCTCGAGGACGAATTCGTCGACAAGTGGGACCTGCCGGTCCGTATCGGCGGCCACCTCGTCGAGGACATGGACAGCCAACTCACCCGAGTCGAACTGCGTCGCAATTCCTACGTGCAACGCATGTCTCTGGTGCTGTCGCGACGGCTGTGGGAGAACTCGGGTAAGCCCGAGGTCGACCCGGACCGCTTCGCGGTGGTGATCGGCACGGGTCTGGGCGGTGGCGAGAAGATCGTCGAGACCTACGACGCGATGAACGAGGGCGGGATCCGCAAGGTCTCGCCGCTGGCCGTTCAGATGGTCATGCCGAACGGTGCGGCCGCAGTCGCCGGCCTGGAACTGGGCGCCCGCGCCGGGGTCATCACCCCGGTGTCGGCGTGCTCATCCGGGTCGGAGGCCATCGCCCACGGGTGGCGGCAGATCGTGATGGGCGACGCGGACTTCGCGGTCGTCGGCGGTGTCGAGGGCACCATTGAGGCGCTGCCGATCGCTGCGTTCTCGATGATGCGTGCCATGTCGACGCGCAACGACGATCCCGCAGGTGCGTCGCGCCCGTTCGACAAGGATCGCGACGGGTTCGTCTTCGGCGAGGCCGGCTGCATGATGATCATCGAGACCGAGGAGCACGCCAAGGCCCGTGGCGCGAAGCCGCTCGCCCGGCTCATGGGTGCGGGCATCACCTCTGATGCCTTCCACATGGTCGCTCCGTCACCCGACGGTCTGCGCGCAGGCGCTGCGATGAAGCGGGCGATGGAGACGGCGGGCTTGTCGCCGGCGGACATCGACCACATCAACGCACACGGAACGGCCACCCCGATCGGTGATACCGCCGAGGCCACAGCTATCCGGGTCGCCGGATGTGAGCAGGCCGCGGTGTACGCACCGAAGTCGGCGCTCGGCCATTCCATCGGTGCCGTCGGCGCCCTGGAATCGGCACTTACCGTGCTCGCACTTCGTGACGGCGTCATTCCGCCGACACTGAACTACGAGACTCCGGATCCGGAGATCAATCTGGATGTCGTTGCGGGAGAACCGCGTTACGGCGACTACCAGTACGCGATCAACAACTCCTTCGGGTTCGGCGGTCACAACGTCGCGCTGGCATTCGGGCGCTACTGACAACGATCCGGGGGGAAAGGAACAGCTAGAAGCAATGGCAGGGCTGACACGTTTGTCAACGGGGAACGGTTTCCCCAACGTGGTCGTCACCGGTGTTGCGATGACGACCGCCCTGGCATCTGATGCCGACAGCACGTGGAAACGCTTGTTGGACGGGCAGAGCGGGATCCGGCTTCTCGACGACGAATTCGTCGAGAAGTACGACCTGCCTGTCCGTATCGGGGGGCATCTGGTCGAGGAGTTCGACGGCGAGCTGACTCGCGTCGAACTTCGTCGGCTGTCTTACCTGCAGAAGATGTCCACGGTGCTCAGTCGGCGCGTGTGGCAGAACGCCGGTTCGCCCGAGGTGGACCCCAAGCGGCTGATGGTGTCGATCGGCACCGGCATGGGCTCCACCGAGGAATTGGTGTTCGCCTATGACGGGATGCGCGCCAAAGGCCTCAAAGCGGTGTCGCCGTTGGCGGTCCAGATGTACATGCCCAACGCGGCCGCCGCGGCCGTCGGCCTCGAACTCAAGGCCAAGGCCGGGGTCATCACTCCGGTCTCGGCGTGCGCGTCGGGGTCGGAGGGAATCGCCCAAGCCTGGCGGCAGATCGTTCTCGGCGAAGCCGACGTCGCGGTGTGTGGTGGCGTCGAGACCAAGATCGAGGCCGTGCCGATCGCCGGCTTCGCTCAGATGCGAATTGTCTTGTCCACCACCAACGACGATCCGGCCGGCGCCTGCCGCCCGTTCGACAAAGACCGTAACGGGTTCGTGTTCGGTGAGGGCGGTGCGCTCCTGGTCATCGAAACCGAGGAGCACGCCAAAGCCCGCGGGGCCAACATCCTCGCGCGGATCATGGGGGCAGGCATCACCTCGGACGGCTACCACATCGTGGCTCCCGACCCGAACGGTGAGCAGGCGGGACACGCGATCACCCGGGCAATCCAGCTCGCGGGTCTGCAGCCCTCCGACATCGATCACATCAACGCCCATGCGACGGGCACCCAGGTGGGTGACGTCGCGGAAGGCAAGGCGATCAACAATGCGCTCGGCAAGCACCGGCCGGCCGTCTACGCGCCCAAATCGGCGCTGGGTCACTCGGTGGGCGCCGTCGGCGCGGTGGAGTCGATCCTCACCGTGTTGGCGCTGCGGGACGGTGTCGTGCCGCCCACGCTCAACCTGCGGAACCTCGATCCGGAGATCGATCTGGACGTGGTGGCCGGTGAACCCCGGCCAGGCAACTACCAGTACGCGATCAACAACTCGTTCGGATTCGGTGGTCACAACGTCGCGATCGCCTTCGGGAAGTACTGAAATCCAGTGACTCTCGACAGCGTTGGCCGACATCCGCGCACTATGGAGGTTTAGATGACGATCATGGCCCCTGAGACGGTCGGCGAATCACTCGACCCTCGCGACCCGCTGCTGCGGCTGTCCACGTTCTTCGACGACGGCAGCGTGCAGCTGCTGCACGAGCGTGACCGCTCCGGTGTGCTCGCCGCCGCCGGCACCGTCAACGGTGTGCGCACGATCGCCTTCTGCACCGACGGCACCGTCATGGGTGGCGCCATGGGCGTGGAGGGCTGCCAGCACATCGTCACCGCCTACGACACCGCCATCGAGGAGCAGAGCCCGATCGTGGGCATCTGGCACTCCGGCGGCGCGCGACTGGCCGAGGGTGTCAAAGCGCTGCACGCTGTGGGCCTGGTTTTCGAGGCCATGATCCGCGCCTCGGGTTACATCCCGCAGATCTCCATCGTGGTCGGCTTCGCCGCCGGCGGCGCCGCATACGGGCCGGCCCTGACCGACATCGTCATCATGGCCCAGGAGGGCCGGGTGTTCGTCACCGGACCCGACGTGGTGCGCAGCGTGACCGGCGAGGACGTCGACATGGCCTCCCTCGGCGGCCCCGACACCCACCACAAGAAATCCGGCGTGTGCCACATCGTCGCCGACTCCGAACTCGACGCCTACGAGCGCGGCCGCCGGTTGGTCGGATTGTTCTCCCAGCAGGGACATTTCGACCGCACCAAGGCCGAGGCCGGTGACACCGACCTGCACGCGCTACTGCCGGAATCGGCCCGCCGCGCCTACGACGTGCATCCGCTGGTCGAGGCACTGCTCGATGCGGACACCCCATTCGAAGAGTTCCAGGGCAAGTGGGCGCCGTCCATCGTCGTCGGCCTGGGCCGGCTGTCCGGTCGCACCGTCGGCGTCATCGCCAACAACCCGCTGCGCCTCGGCGGCTGCCTGAACTCCGAAAGTGCCGAGAAGTCGGCACGTTTCGTGCGGCTGTGCGATGCCTTCGGTATCCCGCTGGTGGTCGTGGTCGACGTGCCCGGCTATCTGCCCGGTGTCGACCAGGAGTGGGGCGGGGTCGTGCGCCGCGGCGCCAAGCTGCTGCACGCGTTCGGCGAGGCGACCGTGCCGCGGGTCACGCTGGTGACGCGAAAGATCTACGGCGGGGCCTACATTGCGATGAACTCGCGCTCGCTCGGTGCCACCAAGGTGTTCGCCTGGCCGGACGCTGAAGTTGCGGTCATGGGCGCGAAGGCCGCCGTCGGCATCCTGCACAAGAAGAAGCTGGCCGCTGCTCCGGATCACGAACGCGAAGCGCTGCACGAGGAATTGGCGGCCGAGCATGAGCGGATCGCGGGCGGCGTGGACAGCGCGGTCGAGATCGGCGTGGTCGACGAGAAGATCGATCCGGCCCACACCCGCAGCAAGCTGACGCAGGCGCTCGCCGAGGCACCCGCCCGGCGCGGGCGGCACAAGAACATCCCGCTGTAACTACGCGCGCAAGCGCTGGGCGTCGAGCCCGGGCGGAGCGCCGAAAAGGCGACGGTACTCCCGGGTGAACTGTGACGGGCTGTCATAACCGACGCGATGTCCGACCCCCGCGATGTCGCCAGGAGCGGCGACGAGCATCGAGCGCGCCTCCTGCAGTCGGATGCGCTTCTGAAACTGCAACGGGCTCATCGCCGTTACGCTCCGGAAGTGCCGGTGGAACGTCGAGGGGCTCATTCCGGCCACCCGGGCAAGCTCTTCGACGCGCATCGGTTCGGCGTAGTTCTGCCGGATCCAGCCGATGGCCCGACTGACGTAGGACAGATTGCTGTCTGCCATGCCGATCTGTCGCACCGTGTCGCCGTACGGTCCCGCTAGTAACCGCCAGACGATCTCGCGTTCGATCAGCGGTGCCAGAATCGGCGCATCCGAAGGCTTGTCGAGCAGCCGCACCAACCGAATCACCGCGTCGAGCAAATCAGCGTCGGCATCGGTGGTGAACATCGCCGTACTCCCCGCGCCACGCGCCGCCCGCACCCCAGGCGCCTGCAGCACCAACTCGGCCACCACGGCGGGTCGTAGCACCAGCGCCATCCCGAGCGAGGGCAGCCCGTCGCCGGCGTCGATGAAGCGACCCGTTACCGGCAGGTCGGCCGTCACGACGAGGCATTGCCCCGCCCGGTATTCGTAGCGGTCTTCGCCGAGTAGGAGCCGCTTGCCACCTTGCGCCATCACCACAACGAGCGGTTCGGTCAGAGAGTAATCCGGGAGCCCCGACGCCACCTCCTTCGACAACATCAGACCGTTGATCGATGTCTGCATGTCCGGTCGGGCATGCGCGGCAATCAGGCCACCCAGTTCAGCCAACTGCCCACGCCGCACATCCATAGGCCCGATCCCATCAATATTGATCGGATTGTGCAAGAGGTAGCTAGCATCGTTCTACCGCTGAACTCGCAATTCTCCTTTGATGGGTATATCAGATTCCACTCCAAAGGAGCGATTCATGCCACTCAATCACTACCTCACCCTCGGCCGGTCAGGGTTGCGGGTGAGCCCGTTCGCGCTCGGAGCGATGACCTTCGGCGAGGATGCCGGCGGCGCCGGTTCCAGCGTCGAGGAATCCGAGCGGATCCTCGACGCCTATCTGGACCGTGGCGGCAACTTCGTCGATACCGCCAACTTCTATACCAACGGGCACTCGGAGAAGATCCTCGGTGACTGGTTCGCCCATCGACCGGGCCGGCGTGACCGGGTGGTGCTGGCGTCGAAGTTCTTCGCCAATCTTCACCCCGGCGATCCCAACGGCGGCGGCGCCGGCCGGTCGGCGGTCGTCGGGCAACTGCGGGAAACGTCGCGCCGCATGCAAACTGACTATTTGGATGTGTACTGGATGCACAACTGGGACCGCAACACTCCAATCGAGGAGACTCTGCGCACGCTCGATGATCTGGTGCGCGCGGGCACCGTCCGCTATATCGGGTTCTCCAACACCCCCGGATGGGTGACCGCCCAGGCCCAGACGATGGCGGTGCTGCGAGGCTGGACGCCTCTGATCGCACTGCAGGTCGAGTACTCGCTTTTGGCGCGCACCGTCGAAGGCGAGCTGGCTCCGCTGGCTCTTGACCAGGGCATGGCGCTGGTCCCGTGGAGCCCGCTGAGCAACGGCTTCCTGTCCGGCAAGTACCGGCGAGGTGCGGCCGTCGCCGACTCCATCCGCGCCGGCTATGTCGGCGGCCCCAGCGATGAACAATTCGCGGTCATCGACTCCGTCAACGCCATCGCCGACGAGATCGGCACCACGCCCGCCGCGGTGGCGTTGTCCTGGTTGCGAGCACGACCCGGCACGGTAGTGCCGATCCTCGGTGCGCGACGGATGAGCCATCTCGAGGACAACCTGTCCGCCGTCGACGTGACATTGACCGCCGAACAACTGCGGCGCCTCGACGAGATATCCACACCGACACTGAACTATCCGGCCGCCGTCAACGGGGCGACGCGTTCAATGCTGCAGTTCGCCGGGACAACCGTGGACGGCGAGTCTTCGACGGTCTATCCCCCGCTGGTGCAGAGTGCCGTTCGGTACTGAGTTCGCGCGAGGTCAGGTTCGCGCCACCTCGGTCTCGACGGTGGGCAGCTCCTCATGGGGACGATTGCGGTTGAACCGTCGGGTGACGAAGTACAGCACCACGACGACGCCCCACGACAGCAGGCTCAGCACCAGCTGCGAGCGCAGCTTGTCGTCCAGGTACATCTGCACCAGGATGGCCAGCATCGCGACCACGGTGAGGATGGACAGCACCGGGAAGAACCACATCTTCAGTGTCAGTTCCGCATCGCGGCGGCGGTAGCGCAGCACGATCTGCGAGACCGCGATCAGCAGGTAGACGAACAGGATGATCGCCCCGCTGGAGTTGAGCAGGAACGCGAAGATCGTCTTCTCAGCGAACGCAGCGGCGATGACGCAGGCGAAGCCGACGACCGACGAGAAGAGGATCGCGTTGGCCGGCACACCGCGTGGTGTCAGCTTGACCAGAAGCTTGGGAGCTTCGCGGCGGGCGGCCAGCACGAACAACATCCGTGATGCGGTGTACATCCCCGAGTTCAGGCAGCTCAGCACTGCCGTCAGCACCACCGCGTTCATGATGTGGTCGGCGTAAGGAATGCCCATCTTGGTAAACGCCGCCACGAACGGCGAGGCGGACAAATTCTCGTCGTTCCACGGCACGATCGTCACGACCAGGAACACCGCCAGCACGTAGAACACCAGGATCCGCATGACCACCGAGTTGGACGCTCGGGCCACGGCTTTCTCGGGATCCGATGACTCGGCGGCGGCGATCGTGGCGATCTCGGGACCAACCATGGAGAAGATCACCGTCACGATTCCGACGGTGATGACCCCGGCCCCCATCGGCATGAAGCCGTCGTGACTGGTGAGGTTCGAGAAGTCCATCGCCTTGCCGGGCCACAGGCCCAGTACGAAGCAGGCGCCGATCGCGATGAAGGCGAGGATGGCCGCCACTTTGATCCCGGCGAACCAGAACTCGAACTCCCCATAGGACTTGACCGAGAAGAGGTTCGTCGCCGTCATCAGCACCATGAAGATCAACGCACACAACCACAGTGGGACGTCGAGCCAGTACTGGATGATTTTCGCGCCGGCAATCGCCTCGAACCCGACGACAATCACCCAGAAGTACCAGTAGAGCCACCCCACGGAGAACCCGGCCCAATGCCCCAGTGCGTCGCGAGAATAGTCCGCGAACGAGCCCGTCGACGGGTTTGCCACCGCCATCTCGGCCAACATCCGCATGACCATCACGATCAGCACACCGGATAGCGCGTAGGTGATGAAGGCGCCCGGCCCGGTATCCCCGATCACCACGCCAGAGCCCACGAACAGGCCGGCGCCGATCACGCCCCCGATCGCGATCATCCGTAGTTGTCGCTGGTTGAGGGCCTTTTTCAAGGCTGGTGTCGCTGCCATGGCGCGTCCTCCGGGTTCGTGAATGGACGTTGAGTGCCCACTTACGAGTCGGTTTATGCGTCGGTTCTCACCGGCCGTCAATTGGCGGTGGCCAGGAACTCCTGAGCGGCGGCGAGCGCGCGGTTCCGGTCGGCCTCCACCAGACCGATGCGGGTGCGCCGGTCGAGGATGTCGTCGACACTCAAAGCGCCCTCGTGGGTGACGGCGAACTCGAATTCGGCACGGGTGACGTCGATTCCGTCGGCAACCTGGGCAGTGGGCCTGTTGCACCGTGCCGACGCGATGACATTGGGCGATTCCGCGCCGTAGCGGGCCACCAGCGAGCCCGGCAGATCACTCGTCGTCCGCAATGTGGCAACGGGATTGGCGGCCGCGCCGACCAACGGCAGGTTTCGCGTCCGGCACGGCTGCGCGGTCATCGCACGGGCCGCCAGCGCGCGGTCGAGGACATCCTCGGCCATGTGCCGATATTCGGTGAGTTTGCCACCGACCACGCTGAACACGCCGTTGGACGATTCGATCACCGCGTGATCGCGCGACAGATCCGATGTCCTGCTCGGACTTTCCCCGGGTCGCTTCGCTCCTGCCCGCCGGTCCGCCGTCTCGATCAATGGGCGCAACCCCGCGTATGCGCCCTTGACGTCCGCGGCCGTCAAGGCTGTCCCCAGCGCAGTGTTGACCGTGTCCAGCAGGAAGCGGATCTCACCCGGAGTCGGTTCAGGCACATCGGGAATCGGGCCCGGCGCGTCCTCGTCGGTGAGCCCGAGGTAGACGCGACCGAGCTGTTCGGGCATCGCGAACACGAACCGGTTGATCTCGCCGGGGATCGGAATCGTCAGCGCCGCAGTCGGATTCCCGAACGAAGCGGCGTCGAACACCAGATGTGTTCCCCGGCTGGGCCGCAGCTTGATCGCGGTATCCACTTCGCCGGCCCACACTCCCGTCGCGTTGATCACCGCGCGGGCTTTCACATCCAGCGATTCGCCGGTGAGTTCGTCCACCAACCGGACCGATGTGCCACTGGCGGTCGCCGCCGACACCCGGGTCAGTATCCGTGCGCCGTTCTGGGCGGCGGTGCGCGCGACGGCGACCACCAATCGGGCGTCGTCGATGAGCTGGCCGTCGTAGGCCAGCAAGCCGCCGTCGAGACCCTCACGGCGGATCGTCGGCACCATGTCCAGCGCTTGCGGCACGCCGACGCGCCGCGAACGCGGCAAAGTCGACGACTTGGTACCCGCCAAGATCCGCAGCGCATCCCCGGCCACGAAACCTGTTCGGATCAAAGCACGTTGACCACGTCCCATCGACGGCAGCAACGGAACGAGCTGTGGCATAGCGCTCACCAGGTGTGGGGCGTTACGAGTCATCAAGATGCCGCGCTCGATGGCGCTGCGTCGCGCGATGCCGACGTTGCCGGTGGCCAGGTATCGCAGCCCGCCGTGCACCAGCTTGGAGCTCCACCGACTGGTGCCGAACGCGAGGTCGTGCTTTTCGACCAGCAGCACAGACAGACCTCGGCTGGCGGCATCGAGCGCGATCCCCGTGCCGGTGATGCCGCCGCCGATCACGACGACGTCGACGTGGGCGCCGTCGCCGAGCTCGGTCAGGTCGGCGCGTCGGCGGGTGGCGTTGAGGGCGGTGAGGTCACTCATGGGGCGAGGTATCCGTTCAGGGCATGCGACAGCTCAGCGCTCAGGGCGTCGGCATCGAGGATGGGTTCGACGATCTGGGCGGACTGGATCGCGGACTGGCTGATCAGCAAGACCATCGCCGACAACTGGCGGACGTCGCCGGCCCGCACGCTGCCGTCGGCCTGGGCTTCCCGCAGTGCGTCGACGAGCAGGTCGATGAGGATCTGCTGGCTGGTGCCCAACCGTCCGGCGATATAGGTCATCGCCAAGTCCGGAGCCGATCGCAGAACCGAGGTGATCAGTTCGTCGTCCCGCAGACGACGAGCCACTTCGACGATCCGCTCGACCAGTCCGGTACGGCCGGGTGCACCCGGTGCGACGGCTCGCCAGGTGCCGGTGATTCGTTCAGTGAGCAGCGACGCGACGATGGTGCGGGTGTCTGGCCAGCGGCGATACACCGTCGGGCGGCTGACGCCGGCACGTCGTGCGATCTCGGCCAGCGTGACCCGCTCGACTCCGAAGTCCCGGACACAGCTGGCCGCGGCGGCCATGATCCGGTCGCCGATGTCCACCGATTCGTCGTTACTGATTGACAGCATCTGTAATACTGTAACGCATGAGCGATGACGCCCGCACCCTTATTCCCCCGATGGCCTGGAACGCCTGGGGCGACCCCGACGCGGCCAAGCCTCTCTCCGACGGCATCAAGACACTGCTGGAGCAGGCTCTCGGCGTGACAGCAAGTGAGATCCCCGCACCCGCGATCGACGAAGTCGAGGTGCGACCGTCGGCGTTGCCGGAGGCGCACCGCGATGCGCTTGCAGAGTTCGTCGGGGCCGACTACGTCCGCACCGACGACCACAGCCGGCTGTTGTACGCGGGCGGTAAGTCCACTCTGGACTTGTTGCGCCGCAAGCAGGCTCATCAGGATGCACCCGACGCCGTCCTACTTCCCGGCACCGAGGACGAAATCGCCACCGTCCTGCGCTACTGCTCTACGCACGGCATCGCCGTGGTGCCGTTCGGCGGGGGCACCAGCGTGGTCGGCGGGCTGGACCCGATCCGCGGCGACTTCGCCGCCGTCGTTTCACTGGACCTGCGCCGGCTCAATGCGTTGCACTCGTTGGACGAGACCTCGATGCAGGCCGAACTGGGCGCCGGGGTGACCGGACCGGACGCCGAGCTACTGCTCGGTGAACGCGGCTTCTCGCTCGGGCACTTCCCACAGAGCTTCCGGTTCGCCACGATCGGCGGGTACGCCGCGACTCGTTCCTCGGGGCAGGACTCCGCAGGCTACGGCCGGTTCAACGACATGATCCGGGGGCTGACGGTGGTCACCCCGGTGGGCGTGCTCGATCTCGGCCGGGCGCCGGAGACCGCGGCCGGGCCCGATCTACGCGAGCTGTTCTCCGGCTCCGAGGGTGTCTTCGGTGTGATCACCCGGGTGCGCCTGCGAGTC contains the following coding sequences:
- a CDS encoding TetR/AcrR family transcriptional regulator, producing MLSISNDESVDIGDRIMAAAASCVRDFGVERVTLAEIARRAGVSRPTVYRRWPDTRTIVASLLTERITGTWRAVAPGAPGRTGLVERIVEVARRLRDDELITSVLRSAPDLAMTYIAGRLGTSQQILIDLLVDALREAQADGSVRAGDVRQLSAMVLLISQSAIQSAQIVEPILDADALSAELSHALNGYLAP
- a CDS encoding glycerol-3-phosphate dehydrogenase/oxidase; its protein translation is MSDLTALNATRRRADLTELGDGAHVDVVVIGGGITGTGIALDAASRGLSVLLVEKHDLAFGTSRWSSKLVHGGLRYLATGNVGIARRSAIERGILMTRNAPHLVSAMPQLVPLLPSMGRGQRALIRTGFVAGDALRILAGTKSSTLPRSRRVGVPQALDMVPTIRREGLDGGLLAYDGQLIDDARLVVAVARTAAQNGARILTRVSAATASGTSVRLVDELTGESLDVKARAVINATGVWAGEVDTAIKLRPSRGTHLVFDAASFGNPTAALTIPIPGEINRFVFAMPEQLGRVYLGLTDEDAPGPIPDVPEPTPGEIRFLLDTVNTALGTALTAADVKGAYAGLRPLIETADRRAGAKRPGESPSRTSDLSRDHAVIESSNGVFSVVGGKLTEYRHMAEDVLDRALAARAMTAQPCRTRNLPLVGAAANPVATLRTTSDLPGSLVARYGAESPNVIASARCNRPTAQVADGIDVTRAEFEFAVTHEGALSVDDILDRRTRIGLVEADRNRALAAAQEFLATAN
- a CDS encoding ACP S-malonyltransferase — translated: MIALLAPGQGSQTPGMLEPWLELPGAADQIKTWSDIAGLDLARLGTTATADEITDTAVTQPLVVAATLLANAELTKRGTLAGRTTVVAGHSVGEIAAYAIAGVISPDDAVKLAAVRGSEMAKACAVEPTGMSAILGGDEAEVLEALARLDLIPANRNAAGQIVAAGAVAALEKLAEDPPAKARVRQLATAGAFHTHYMASALDGYAAAAAEVATSEPTTTLLSNADGQPVASAQDAMEKLVAQLTRPVRWDLCTDTMRQLFENAEGSAIVEFPPAGTLAGIAKRELRGVANRAIKTPADLDGLTEL
- a CDS encoding FAD-binding oxidoreductase; translated protein: MAWNAWGDPDAAKPLSDGIKTLLEQALGVTASEIPAPAIDEVEVRPSALPEAHRDALAEFVGADYVRTDDHSRLLYAGGKSTLDLLRRKQAHQDAPDAVLLPGTEDEIATVLRYCSTHGIAVVPFGGGTSVVGGLDPIRGDFAAVVSLDLRRLNALHSLDETSMQAELGAGVTGPDAELLLGERGFSLGHFPQSFRFATIGGYAATRSSGQDSAGYGRFNDMIRGLTVVTPVGVLDLGRAPETAAGPDLRELFSGSEGVFGVITRVRLRVHPVPETVRYEAWSFPDFATGAAALRAVTQIGTGPTVVRLSDEAETGVNLATTGSIGEQSITGGCLGITLFEGSAAHTESRHAETRAVLEAQGGTSLGEAPARAWEHGRFDAPYLRDSLLAAGALCETLETATTWSNLPVLKAAVTEALTSSLAESGTPALVMCHISHVYPTGASLYFTVVAGQRGDVTKQWLAAKVAASEAISRTGGTITHHHAVGADHRPWMEAEIGELGVKVLQAVKQAVDPAGILNPGKLIP
- the kasB gene encoding 3-oxoacyl-ACP synthase KasB; amino-acid sequence: MAGLTRLSTGNGFPNVVVTGVAMTTALASDADSTWKRLLDGQSGIRLLDDEFVEKYDLPVRIGGHLVEEFDGELTRVELRRLSYLQKMSTVLSRRVWQNAGSPEVDPKRLMVSIGTGMGSTEELVFAYDGMRAKGLKAVSPLAVQMYMPNAAAAAVGLELKAKAGVITPVSACASGSEGIAQAWRQIVLGEADVAVCGGVETKIEAVPIAGFAQMRIVLSTTNDDPAGACRPFDKDRNGFVFGEGGALLVIETEEHAKARGANILARIMGAGITSDGYHIVAPDPNGEQAGHAITRAIQLAGLQPSDIDHINAHATGTQVGDVAEGKAINNALGKHRPAVYAPKSALGHSVGAVGAVESILTVLALRDGVVPPTLNLRNLDPEIDLDVVAGEPRPGNYQYAINNSFGFGGHNVAIAFGKY
- the acpM gene encoding meromycolate extension acyl carrier protein AcpM, which codes for MPASQDEIIAGLAEIIEEVTGIEPSEVTPEKSFVDDLDIDSLSMVEIAVQTEDKYGVKIPDEDLAGLRTVGDVVSYIQKLEEENPEAAAALREKFAGE
- a CDS encoding acyl-CoA carboxylase subunit beta → MTIMAPETVGESLDPRDPLLRLSTFFDDGSVQLLHERDRSGVLAAAGTVNGVRTIAFCTDGTVMGGAMGVEGCQHIVTAYDTAIEEQSPIVGIWHSGGARLAEGVKALHAVGLVFEAMIRASGYIPQISIVVGFAAGGAAYGPALTDIVIMAQEGRVFVTGPDVVRSVTGEDVDMASLGGPDTHHKKSGVCHIVADSELDAYERGRRLVGLFSQQGHFDRTKAEAGDTDLHALLPESARRAYDVHPLVEALLDADTPFEEFQGKWAPSIVVGLGRLSGRTVGVIANNPLRLGGCLNSESAEKSARFVRLCDAFGIPLVVVVDVPGYLPGVDQEWGGVVRRGAKLLHAFGEATVPRVTLVTRKIYGGAYIAMNSRSLGATKVFAWPDAEVAVMGAKAAVGILHKKKLAAAPDHEREALHEELAAEHERIAGGVDSAVEIGVVDEKIDPAHTRSKLTQALAEAPARRGRHKNIPL
- the kasA gene encoding 3-oxoacyl-ACP synthase KasA, with the protein product MSRPSTANGGFPSVVVTAVEATTALATDIESTWKGLLAGDSGIRILEDEFVDKWDLPVRIGGHLVEDMDSQLTRVELRRNSYVQRMSLVLSRRLWENSGKPEVDPDRFAVVIGTGLGGGEKIVETYDAMNEGGIRKVSPLAVQMVMPNGAAAVAGLELGARAGVITPVSACSSGSEAIAHGWRQIVMGDADFAVVGGVEGTIEALPIAAFSMMRAMSTRNDDPAGASRPFDKDRDGFVFGEAGCMMIIETEEHAKARGAKPLARLMGAGITSDAFHMVAPSPDGLRAGAAMKRAMETAGLSPADIDHINAHGTATPIGDTAEATAIRVAGCEQAAVYAPKSALGHSIGAVGALESALTVLALRDGVIPPTLNYETPDPEINLDVVAGEPRYGDYQYAINNSFGFGGHNVALAFGRY
- a CDS encoding aldo/keto reductase is translated as MPLNHYLTLGRSGLRVSPFALGAMTFGEDAGGAGSSVEESERILDAYLDRGGNFVDTANFYTNGHSEKILGDWFAHRPGRRDRVVLASKFFANLHPGDPNGGGAGRSAVVGQLRETSRRMQTDYLDVYWMHNWDRNTPIEETLRTLDDLVRAGTVRYIGFSNTPGWVTAQAQTMAVLRGWTPLIALQVEYSLLARTVEGELAPLALDQGMALVPWSPLSNGFLSGKYRRGAAVADSIRAGYVGGPSDEQFAVIDSVNAIADEIGTTPAAVALSWLRARPGTVVPILGARRMSHLEDNLSAVDVTLTAEQLRRLDEISTPTLNYPAAVNGATRSMLQFAGTTVDGESSTVYPPLVQSAVRY
- a CDS encoding AraC family transcriptional regulator is translated as MDVRRGQLAELGGLIAAHARPDMQTSINGLMLSKEVASGLPDYSLTEPLVVVMAQGGKRLLLGEDRYEYRAGQCLVVTADLPVTGRFIDAGDGLPSLGMALVLRPAVVAELVLQAPGVRAARGAGSTAMFTTDADADLLDAVIRLVRLLDKPSDAPILAPLIEREIVWRLLAGPYGDTVRQIGMADSNLSYVSRAIGWIRQNYAEPMRVEELARVAGMSPSTFHRHFRSVTAMSPLQFQKRIRLQEARSMLVAAPGDIAGVGHRVGYDSPSQFTREYRRLFGAPPGLDAQRLRA